One part of the bacterium genome encodes these proteins:
- a CDS encoding enoyl-CoA hydratase/isomerase family protein: protein MVRVPRACDARAESRDGVTSPVLRVEDIGRVRLLTLDRPSALNAFNDDLYDAVREALTDATASPDIAVVVVTGEGRAFSAGQDLAELDRPPSYDDGVRHGFPPFIETLESFPKPLVAAVNGIGVGIGLTMLPHCDLVLIAEEARLRAPFVSLGVTAEAGSTHLLPAAIGWQETAHLLYTASWIDAGQAVELGLAWRSLPRERLLEEALEVASEIAAMPIASLVGTKKLLLDARLGAVRTARERENVTFGRLARGPANREAIAAFREKRNPDFSQLPLEDS, encoded by the coding sequence ATGGTCCGGGTCCCCCGAGCGTGTGATGCCCGCGCCGAGAGCCGCGACGGAGTGACGAGCCCCGTGCTTCGCGTGGAAGACATCGGCCGCGTCCGCCTGCTGACGCTCGATCGCCCCTCTGCGCTGAACGCTTTCAACGACGATCTCTACGATGCCGTCCGTGAGGCGCTGACTGACGCCACAGCCAGCCCCGATATTGCGGTGGTCGTGGTGACAGGGGAGGGACGCGCGTTCAGCGCGGGGCAGGATCTCGCTGAGCTCGATCGCCCGCCCAGCTACGACGATGGCGTTCGACATGGCTTCCCCCCGTTCATCGAGACGCTCGAATCGTTCCCGAAACCGCTCGTCGCCGCCGTGAATGGGATCGGGGTCGGCATCGGGCTCACCATGCTCCCCCACTGCGACCTGGTCCTGATCGCCGAAGAAGCACGCCTGCGTGCGCCCTTCGTGAGCCTCGGTGTCACCGCGGAGGCGGGGAGTACCCACCTCTTGCCCGCAGCGATCGGTTGGCAAGAGACCGCGCATCTGCTCTACACGGCCTCGTGGATCGACGCCGGGCAAGCGGTCGAGCTGGGACTCGCCTGGCGTTCGCTCCCGCGCGAGCGCTTGCTCGAAGAAGCCCTGGAGGTGGCAAGCGAGATCGCCGCGATGCCCATCGCCTCTCTCGTGGGTACGAAGAAGCTGCTGCTCGATGCGAGGCTCGGCGCGGTGCGTACAGCCCGCGAGCGCGAGAACGTCACCTTCGGGAGGCTGGCGCGAGGGCCCGCGAATCGGGAAGCGATCGCCGCGTTCCGGGAGAAGCGAAATCCTGATTTCAGCCAGCTTCCGCTGGAGGATTCCTGA
- a CDS encoding Zn-ribbon domain-containing OB-fold protein: MSEENAAQGPLPVVDFLKLPEGGDPYLEGHKCKACDAIYLGERSICSKCGARGEIDPVKLGNTGTLYVYSIVHRSFPGIEVPYISAIVDLDGGGTVKGNLIGVDADPEKIEFGMPVEVVYKDALGRKDKDGNSYTSYFFQPRS, encoded by the coding sequence ATGTCCGAGGAGAACGCGGCCCAAGGGCCGCTCCCGGTGGTCGATTTCCTGAAGCTGCCCGAGGGCGGCGATCCATACCTGGAAGGCCACAAATGCAAGGCTTGCGACGCCATCTATCTGGGCGAACGAAGCATCTGCTCGAAATGCGGCGCCCGCGGCGAGATCGACCCGGTGAAGCTCGGCAACACGGGCACGTTGTACGTGTATTCGATCGTGCATCGCTCCTTTCCCGGAATCGAAGTTCCCTACATCTCGGCGATCGTCGATCTCGACGGCGGTGGCACGGTGAAGGGAAACCTGATCGGGGTCGACGCGGACCCCGAGAAGATCGAGTTCGGCATGCCGGTCGAGGTCGTCTACAAGGATGCGCTCGGCCGCAAAGACAAGGACGGCAACTCCTACACCTCCTACTTTTTCCAGCCCCGGTCGTAG
- a CDS encoding thiolase family protein — MTNAYVVGIDMIKFGRFPERSVPDLGAEAALMALDDCGLKIQDMQALYCGNLGQANAMVGQRVLQQIGQTGIPVVNCANACATGATAFREAWMSIKAGVYDVVLAVGVEQMGRGLLGGSGAGKGIPKEGLLGSGTMPAVFAEAGQEHARKYGTTFEQFAKVSVKNHHHSTLNPKAMYQIETPLETVMNAEMIAYPNTKLMCSVNVDGSAAAVLCSEKKAKELGLMGRAVKVAASVLTSDPWQERDLVMPDVNTCTRKAAATAYEMAGIGPEDVNLVELHDCFATAEILHYENLGLCKDGEAGRMIDEGESALGGRVPVNVSGGLLSKGHPLGATGIANIYEVSTHLRGEAGKRQVEGASVGLTHVIGLGSACALHVLEKVS; from the coding sequence ATGACAAACGCATATGTCGTCGGAATCGACATGATCAAGTTCGGCCGCTTTCCCGAGCGCTCGGTCCCGGATCTGGGCGCAGAAGCGGCCCTGATGGCATTGGACGATTGCGGGCTGAAGATCCAGGACATGCAGGCCCTGTATTGCGGCAACCTCGGCCAGGCGAACGCGATGGTCGGCCAGCGCGTTCTCCAGCAAATCGGCCAGACCGGCATTCCCGTGGTGAACTGCGCCAACGCCTGCGCCACGGGCGCCACGGCCTTCCGTGAGGCCTGGATGTCGATCAAGGCCGGCGTGTATGACGTCGTGCTCGCCGTCGGCGTGGAACAGATGGGCCGCGGCCTGCTCGGCGGCAGTGGTGCCGGAAAGGGCATCCCCAAGGAGGGCCTGCTCGGCTCCGGCACGATGCCGGCCGTATTCGCTGAGGCCGGCCAGGAACACGCCCGCAAGTACGGCACGACGTTCGAGCAGTTCGCGAAGGTATCGGTCAAGAATCACCACCACTCGACGCTCAATCCCAAGGCCATGTATCAGATCGAGACACCTCTCGAGACGGTCATGAACGCGGAGATGATCGCCTACCCGAACACGAAGCTGATGTGCTCGGTGAACGTGGATGGCTCGGCAGCCGCGGTCCTGTGCAGCGAGAAGAAGGCCAAGGAGCTCGGCCTGATGGGACGGGCGGTCAAGGTCGCAGCGAGTGTGTTGACGAGCGATCCGTGGCAGGAACGCGATCTGGTCATGCCCGACGTGAACACCTGCACGCGCAAGGCAGCGGCGACGGCCTACGAAATGGCGGGGATCGGCCCGGAGGACGTCAACCTGGTCGAACTGCACGATTGTTTCGCCACGGCGGAAATCCTCCACTACGAGAACCTGGGCCTCTGCAAGGATGGCGAAGCCGGCCGCATGATCGACGAGGGCGAGTCGGCTCTCGGCGGCCGGGTTCCGGTCAACGTCTCCGGCGGCCTCCTCTCGAAGGGACATCCGCTCGGTGCCACCGGGATCGCCAACATCTACGAGGTATCGACCCATCTTCGCGGCGAAGCCGGCAAGCGACAGGTCGAGGGCGCCAGCGTGGGCCTCACCCACGTCATCGGCCTCGGCAGCGCCTGCGCACTCCACGTGCTCGAGAAGGTCTCCTAG